The nucleotide sequence TGCTGGCATTCAGTTTGAAATGCTTAGTGATTACCTGTTCTTCAGATTTTTCGTCAGCGACATTATCTGCTCCCGTAGAAGAACTTGGCTCATTTTGAGCTCGACGTTGTAATGCTTTGATTCGGGCCACCAAAGTAATTGGTGAGAATGGCTTGGTTACGTAATCATCAGCCCCCATCTCGAAACCTAGCACTTGATCACTGTCGGAATCTCTAGCTGTCAACATAATAATAGGAACTGACTTAGACTTCGCTCTAATTTCCCGAGCAACTTCCATTCCGTCCTTTTTGGGTAAATTCAAGTCTAGCGTGATAATGTCCCAGCTGCCTGGGTCGCGATTAAACATCTCAACCGCTTCTTCACCATCATAGGCAAAGGAAACGTCCCAGCCTTCCTTTTGGAAGAACATGGACATCATCTCTGATACGGACTTATTGTCCTCTATCATCAATAACTTCATCTAACTGCCTCCTAATAACTAATTGCATCTACTGAACGTTTGTAGAGATACTTCTTTAAGTGGCCCGCAGAAATTGATTCTAAACGTCCTGTCCACGGATCATTATAATAATATGTTCGTTTATTGAACCCAACTAAAAGAATAAAACTATTCTTTAGGTTATTCATCCCTTCGACCCGAAGTAAAACCGGTTTTCTCCTCATCAGCTGTTTTTCCAACTGACGAAAGTTAACCCTTCGTAAATCTTTAATCGAGTGGGTTTCAGAAATAATGAGATTTTTTAAATCTATCAAGTCACTGGAAGTTTCATTCCACTGTTCAATCTCAGTAGTGATTGCTTCAAGATCAGCGGCCCCAGTTGCACTCTTTATCAGCATCTCCATGGCCGTAACTTGGTTATCAACGTCACTTTGAGTCGCTTGTTTGAGCGGCTCAATTGCCAGGCGACGATAGTTTTCTTTAACGTTACGTTTTAAGATCCAACCGGAAATGTTAGCAACGTTAAACTTGTACCATGCTTGCTTATTAAAAAAGCTAATTTCATCGACCAAAAAATCTTGTCCCACCACATTATCAGGAAAATAAACCTTGCGGCTTCCCCTATTAGCAGCATCATCGAGATCCTCTATGTACCAGTATTCACCAGCAACCGCTTTAAGGCGAACATAGAATGGATTTGGTCGTTCGTTTGCAATTGAGATTTTTCTCATCGTTTTCACCCCATGTATATCCATTTTACCAAGAAAATGCTTAACTTGCTTGAAAAGTCTAAAGATTGTTATTATTGAATAGGATTTATATCAAAAAACGTAAGGTGGAATATTCAATGTATAAAGCAATCGCATTCTTTGATCTTGATCACACCCTATTAAACGAACAAACTAAGGTTGACGATGAAGTCGCTGAAGCAATGAAGCAACTCAAGCGTAACAACGTATTACCAGCAATTTCTAGTGGCCGAAACATTTTCGAAATTACTGAAATTATGAATCGGACTGAAATTGACACAGTTGTCGGAGCTAATGGAAGCTATGTTCAATTTGAAGGCAAACCCGTGTACAAATCATTAGTTCCCAACAAATTAATCAGCGAATTTATGGAATATGCCAAACAATTTGATGACTCTGTGACGGTTTATAACGATAAAGATTACCGAATCGATTTTGTGAACGACACTGTTCGCGATAATTACGCTTCAATCAACACACCGGTACCGCCAGTTGGTGCACAGGAATTTATTCAAGATAATGAAGTGGTGATGATGGTGGTAAACACCGTTGGCCATGACCAAGATTATGTCGATAAATTTGCTGGTAAATTAACTTTCTTTAGAAATACGCCTTATAGTATGGA is from Lentilactobacillus curieae and encodes:
- a CDS encoding response regulator transcription factor produces the protein MKLLMIEDNKSVSEMMSMFFQKEGWDVSFAYDGEEAVEMFNRDPGSWDIITLDLNLPKKDGMEVAREIRAKSKSVPIIMLTARDSDSDQVLGFEMGADDYVTKPFSPITLVARIKALQRRAQNEPSSSTGADNVADEKSEEQVITKHFKLNASTREAYLDDKLVPDLTPKEFELLKTLAQKPRQVFSREQLLELVWDYEYYGDERTVDAHVKKLRQKIEKVGPQVIQTVWGVGYKFDDSEVDNQE
- a CDS encoding Cof-type HAD-IIB family hydrolase — encoded protein: MYKAIAFFDLDHTLLNEQTKVDDEVAEAMKQLKRNNVLPAISSGRNIFEITEIMNRTEIDTVVGANGSYVQFEGKPVYKSLVPNKLISEFMEYAKQFDDSVTVYNDKDYRIDFVNDTVRDNYASINTPVPPVGAQEFIQDNEVVMMVVNTVGHDQDYVDKFAGKLTFFRNTPYSMDVVMDRGSKKRGIQELQKNAGLEDVPTYAFGDGNNDVPMLEYVDHPVVMGNGLPHVKELAEYVTTNNTDHGIVNGLKHFNLL